A window of Pan paniscus chromosome X, NHGRI_mPanPan1-v2.0_pri, whole genome shotgun sequence genomic DNA:
TCATCTGAGGATGTTCAACTGAAAGAGAATAcatcagaatttttctttttggtaaagaTTTCCAAACTCTAGAGAGACTTCTGTAGCATCAGGCTATTCTGCAACAGAGTGTTATGAGTCCACTCATTGTTGAGGAGTTATTTCAGATTTGCTTCTGAATTACGTTTTGTAATGGTTGGTGCATTTATCTGTGGCATCAATTCAGAATTTTCCATCTCATGGTTTATCACATGGGGACTAAACCCCATCACAGTCTCATCTTATTCCATTACATATCTTTTACTTATTCTCAAATAATTAAATTGATTGGTTGGGAATCTGAACTGTATCCACTCAAGATGTGCAATAACTAAAAATCATTGcacacttaaaatgggtgaatCTTACGGTATGTGAATTAAGCTGTTAAATGTGTGATGAACCATGGATGATTTAGTCCAGTGGCTCTGAAATATCTTCAGTATAAAGACATTCCTTTAATGTCAAAAACTTGGCAGACACTCAAGCACTGGATTTTCAGATCTCTTATAGTGATTGTGGGAGATAGTAGAACCTGGCCTGTTTAGATGGGGAGTAATAGGTCTATTGGAGACAGTTTGGACATTCTGACCTTGTCTTGTAATGGTATTGTCAGAGCAGAAGAGCAAGTAAATACATATGTCCCCTTTATATTCCTGAAATGTACAAAGATCTCTATGCAAGAACTTGTCTTTCTTCGCCCTATGTTATCTCTGCTCTCTGACAAGTGGGGAAGCTCTCTGTGTTTTCGATGAGGGATCACTCTTTCAAACTCTCTTCCAAGCTCATCACAGAGAATCAGGGTTCTTTGGGAATGAGAAGACTATTTGGTTTTgataaaatacagagaaacagCGATCTTTATTACATAATGTGTTCATCACCCTCACTCCTAAGATACCTATCCAATACCTACATGCTGTTAATGAAACAAACTCTGGAAGTTTTTGGCGGATCTACAGTTttaacactttctttctttctttttttctttttttcacttgtaGCATTTTTTTAGCAGTCCTTTGATTCATTAACGGTGCTTAGGAAGAACAACATGtcgtttaaaaaagaaatatttcaaacacacaGGAAAGTATGGGGAATAATACTGAGTCCAGTCGGATCTCAACATTACCCCACAGCTATGTTAggtctgatttatttattcagaatattagaaaaactacaaacaggccgggcgtggtagctcacacttgtaatcccagcactttgggaggctgaggtgggtggatcacctgaggtcaggaagtttgagaccagcctggccaacatggtgaaaccccgtctctaccataaattaaaaaatgagctgggcgtgggggcacgtgcctgtaaccccagctactcgggaggctgaggcaggagaatcacttgaacccaggaggtgaaagttggagtgagctgagattgccttattgcactccaccctggccgagaagagtgaaactccatctcaaaaacaaaaacaaacaaaacacactatCGACAAGTCACAGCTGAAGCTGTGTGTGCAGCACTCAGGaatccctgccctccctccctcctccacttaCAGCCAGTCACCTTAATTTGATGGCTTTTTATTCACATTCATGTTTGTATACATTTACCATTTACTTattatccataaaaatatatatattcttcttttgcatgttttaaaattttatatgaatggCCTCTGTAGTTAACTTTCTGTATGCaacttttttttcactcagcccTTATGTGTATGAGGGAACAAACGGCTGAGGATCTTTCCCAGGTAGCTGAGCTGAAAAGCAGTTGGGCTTGATGAGACCCTATCCAGCCCCTTCCCATCTACTCACCCTGATGCCCACGGTTATAGTCATTATCAAAATCATTCCCCTGGAAGTCTGCGGCCCATTTATTACACAtgaaaggtgggagggtggccttgaaacctagaaagaagcaaaATGTTTATTCCTTAAGAGACAAGCTTgggcctggtatggtggctcatgtctgtaatactTTCTGCAGCCTAAGAAGTAGCCAGAGCTGGAAAAGGGATGCTCATGTGTCCCCAGACTTGTCTGTTCCTAGAACTTTCTGTTACCTAGTTTAGTCATGGCCTCATACTTTCTCTTCATATACACATAGAGGATTTTCTCTGAGGCTTTCATCTTTTCCCACTCTTCCTTAGAGAAGTATTTGGCAATATCATCGAaggcctacaaaaaaaaaaaaaggaattctggcAGTGACTCAGCTAGGCATGTCTGCCATTCAGCTGGAGCCACTTCCTGCGTGCTAGatctgggaagtggggatgaTAATCCTTCCTGGTTGATGCCACAGCTAACTGACAGAACATGGGGGACCTACCCTAGCTTCTCCCCTGCCACACAGTAGAGCTTTAATGCTGCTGGCTGGCTCTCTTCCCACCATCCAGAATGGACTGAGAGTCACCAAATGTAGTGCAAGGTCAGAGACTTGTCTCCAGGGATGCTAGATGATGACAGAGCGAGGGTGGGAGGCTCCCAAGGGTCCAGATCTCCCCTGAGACCCTGCTCCTTGTCCCCAGTACCTCTGTCCTCCCCTCCTCAGAAACCTGGTCATCCCACACTGTCCCTGGGCCACTACTGTATCTCCTCCAGGTCACCTCACCTTTTGTATCTTCTCTGGTATTTGAGCATCAACCCTGGGTCTCTTTGCAAAGGCGTCGTCTCCATTCATGGCACCAGGAGCAGTCTGACCTGCAAGAGAAACTGCCTGAGACTTTCCAGGCTCAAGACCTTTGGTCCCGTGGAGGGAGAAATCAGTGAAGTCCGGCCACACTCAGTCA
This region includes:
- the LOC100967520 gene encoding protein SSX2-like isoform X1, yielding MNGDDAFAKRPRVDAQIPEKIQKHPWRQVSDLALHLVTLSPFWMVGREPASSIKALLCGRGEARAFDDIAKYFSKEEWEKMKASEKILYVYMKRKYEAMTKLGFKATLPPFMCNKWAADFQGNDFDNDYNRGHQVEHPQMTFGRLQGIFPKIMPKKSAEEGNYSKGVPEASGPQKDGKQLCPPGKPSTSEKINKTSGPKRGKHAWTHRLRERKQLVIYEEISDPEEDDE
- the LOC100967520 gene encoding protein SSX2-like isoform X4 — translated: MNGDDAFAKRPRVDAQIPEKIQKAFDDIAKYFSKEEWEKMKASEKILYVYMKRKYEAMTKLGFKATLPPFMCNKWAADFQGNDFDNDYNRGHQVEHPQMTFGRLQGIFPKIMPKKSAEEGNYSKGVPEASGPQKDGKQLCPPGKPSTSEKINKTSGPKRGKHAWTHRLRERKQLVIYEEISDPEEDDE